In Mycolicibacterium alvei, a single window of DNA contains:
- a CDS encoding alpha/beta hydrolase has product MRHQLVKALRRSAVAAPVLSLLLTACAPLLAADPHYATDSGAHPQGQPETTVALPPGPPGIEAPKNDLSWRDCTPRVFNGAGIPPLPDITLDCATYDADLDSINGATGTLSIGVVRARSTQTPPDTGPLVMTTGSDVPTSVQLPAWLARSGTDILKSHPIVAVDRRGIGMSSAVDCRDAYDRQEMLDQTQFQAGDDPVANLGAVTMTATTSCTDTIAPGDSAYDNAHTAEDLEQLRSTWDVPTLALLGIGNGAQVALAYAGSHPNKVSRLILDSPLPLAISAEAAAEQRVKGQQAALDAFAAQCVATNCALAPDPKGAVDALLAEARAGRGPGGASVATLADAITTGMGFPQGDRVAATNNLAGALAAARAGDVGPISGLITQSDNLRQSDGQFVNSCSDALNRPTPDRVRELVVAWGKLYPQFGAVGALNLVKCLNWPSGSAPKDPQDLKIPVLLLGVRNDPIVGNEGVAAVAATIINAGANNRRVMWQGIGHGASIYTACALPPMTGYLDSGQLPETDTYCPA; this is encoded by the coding sequence ATGCGTCATCAGCTGGTGAAAGCCCTGCGGAGGTCGGCCGTCGCCGCGCCCGTCCTGTCACTTCTGCTCACCGCATGCGCACCCCTGCTGGCCGCAGATCCGCACTATGCCACCGACTCCGGCGCCCACCCGCAGGGTCAGCCGGAAACCACCGTGGCGCTCCCGCCCGGTCCCCCCGGCATCGAAGCACCCAAGAACGACCTGTCGTGGCGCGACTGCACCCCGCGGGTGTTCAACGGCGCCGGCATCCCGCCGCTCCCCGACATCACGCTGGACTGCGCGACCTACGATGCCGACCTCGACTCGATCAACGGGGCCACCGGAACGCTCAGCATCGGCGTGGTGCGGGCCCGGTCCACACAGACCCCGCCCGATACCGGCCCGCTCGTCATGACCACCGGATCCGACGTCCCCACCTCGGTGCAACTGCCTGCGTGGCTGGCGCGCTCGGGAACCGACATCCTCAAATCGCATCCCATCGTCGCGGTGGATCGGCGCGGCATCGGGATGTCCAGCGCGGTGGACTGCCGTGACGCCTACGACCGTCAGGAAATGCTCGACCAGACACAGTTTCAGGCAGGCGACGATCCGGTGGCCAACCTGGGTGCGGTCACCATGACCGCCACCACCAGCTGCACCGACACCATCGCCCCGGGCGACTCGGCCTACGACAACGCGCACACCGCCGAGGATCTGGAACAGCTGCGCAGCACCTGGGATGTGCCCACGCTGGCACTGCTGGGCATCGGTAACGGCGCCCAGGTGGCACTGGCCTACGCCGGCTCGCACCCCAACAAGGTGTCCCGGCTGATCCTGGACTCCCCGCTGCCGCTGGCGATCAGTGCAGAGGCAGCGGCCGAACAACGCGTCAAGGGCCAGCAGGCCGCGCTGGACGCGTTCGCCGCGCAGTGCGTGGCCACCAACTGTGCCCTGGCTCCCGACCCGAAGGGCGCCGTCGACGCGCTGCTGGCCGAAGCCCGGGCCGGCCGCGGCCCCGGCGGGGCCTCGGTGGCCACCCTGGCCGACGCAATCACCACGGGAATGGGCTTCCCGCAAGGTGACCGGGTGGCCGCCACCAACAACCTGGCCGGTGCCCTGGCCGCAGCGCGCGCCGGTGACGTCGGCCCGATCTCGGGCCTCATCACCCAGTCCGACAACCTGCGCCAATCCGATGGCCAGTTCGTCAACTCCTGCAGCGACGCACTCAACCGGCCCACCCCGGACCGGGTCCGCGAACTGGTGGTCGCCTGGGGCAAGCTCTACCCGCAGTTCGGTGCCGTCGGGGCGCTGAACCTCGTCAAATGCCTCAACTGGCCCAGCGGCTCGGCACCGAAAGACCCGCAGGATCTCAAGATTCCGGTGCTGCTGCTCGGCGTGCGCAACGACCCGATCGTCGGCAACGAGGGCGTCGCCGCTGTCGCGGCGACCATCATCAACGCCGGCGCCAACAACCGGCGGGTGATGTGGCAGGGCATCGGCCACGGCGCCAGCATCTACACCGCGTGTGCGCTCCCGCCGATGACGGGCTATCTCGACAGCGGCCAACTGCCCGAGACCGACACGTACTGTCCTGCCTGA
- the hemQ gene encoding hydrogen peroxide-dependent heme synthase, translating into MAKLDYDELNSTLRYLMFSVFAVSPGELGEDRAEVTEEAAAFFKAQEERGVIVRGLYDVAGLRADADFMFWTHAETIEALQATYSDFRRTTALGRISDPVWSSVALHRPAEFNKSHVPAFIAGEDPGDYICVYPFVRSYEWYLLPDEERRQMLSEHGMAARGYKDVRANTVPAFALGDYEWILAFEAPELDRIVDLMRDLRATDARRHTREETPFFTGPRVTVENLVAKLP; encoded by the coding sequence ATGGCCAAGCTCGACTATGACGAACTGAACTCCACTCTCCGCTACCTGATGTTCTCGGTGTTCGCCGTGAGCCCGGGGGAACTGGGTGAGGACCGCGCCGAGGTGACTGAGGAGGCCGCGGCCTTCTTCAAAGCCCAGGAAGAGCGTGGTGTGATCGTGCGCGGCCTGTACGACGTGGCGGGCCTGCGTGCCGACGCCGACTTCATGTTCTGGACCCACGCCGAGACCATCGAGGCGCTGCAGGCGACCTATTCGGACTTCCGTCGCACCACCGCACTGGGCCGGATCAGCGACCCGGTGTGGAGCAGCGTGGCGCTGCACCGCCCGGCCGAGTTCAACAAGAGCCACGTTCCGGCCTTCATCGCCGGTGAGGATCCGGGCGACTACATCTGCGTGTACCCGTTCGTGCGGTCCTACGAGTGGTATCTGCTGCCCGACGAGGAGCGCCGTCAGATGCTCTCCGAGCACGGCATGGCCGCCCGCGGCTACAAGGATGTACGGGCCAACACGGTGCCGGCGTTCGCACTCGGTGACTACGAGTGGATCCTGGCCTTCGAGGCTCCCGAACTCGATCGCATCGTCGACCTGATGCGCGATCTGCGGGCCACCGACGCGCGTCGCCACACCCGCGAGGAGACGCCGTTCTTCACCGGCCCGCGGGTCACCGTCGAGAATCTGGTCGCCAAGCTGCCCTAG
- the aftC gene encoding arabinofuranan 3-O-arabinosyltransferase, with amino-acid sequence MVAEAEPPTNSVRVGLLNSFRPRTSAPSTAAVLRSVLWPIAIMSIIHRSYVLATNGYITDDFGPVYRAVSNFRRHWAIYNEHFNFVDPHYLYPPGGTLLLSPFGFLPEFASRFWFVAINAVAIIIAACILVRLFKFSLTSVALPALLLAMFCTESVTNTLVFTNINGCILLGEVVFFWFLLKGGTRNELLAGAAIGLTLVLKPSLAPLLLLPLLNRQWRTLITAFGVPLVFNAVAWPLSADPMGFVHNTIPYILETRDYFNSSIQGNGIYYGLPIWLIVVMRLTALVLAVISLWLLYRYYRERDQLFWMLTSSGVLLVTWWLVMGLAQGYYSMMLFPFLMTVVLPNSVLRNWPAWLAVYGFLTMDRWLMWRWPTTGRFLEYMKITYGWSLLLVVVFCALYFRYLDAKQDGRLDEGIDPVWLGRPKEAESV; translated from the coding sequence CTGGTGGCCGAAGCAGAACCCCCGACCAATTCAGTCAGAGTCGGTCTTCTGAACTCCTTCCGTCCCCGCACCTCAGCGCCGAGCACCGCTGCGGTGCTGCGCTCGGTGCTGTGGCCGATCGCGATCATGTCGATCATCCACCGCAGCTATGTGCTGGCCACCAACGGCTACATCACCGACGACTTCGGTCCCGTATACCGCGCGGTCTCGAATTTCCGTCGGCACTGGGCGATCTACAACGAGCATTTCAATTTCGTCGATCCGCACTACCTGTACCCACCTGGCGGCACTCTGCTGTTGTCTCCGTTCGGGTTCCTGCCAGAGTTCGCCTCGCGCTTCTGGTTCGTCGCGATCAACGCGGTGGCCATCATCATTGCGGCGTGCATTCTGGTGCGGCTGTTCAAGTTCTCGCTGACCTCGGTGGCGCTACCGGCCCTGCTGCTGGCCATGTTCTGCACCGAATCAGTCACCAACACGCTGGTTTTCACCAACATCAACGGTTGCATCCTGCTGGGCGAGGTGGTGTTCTTCTGGTTCCTCCTCAAGGGCGGCACCCGCAACGAACTGCTCGCCGGAGCGGCGATCGGACTGACGCTGGTGCTGAAGCCGTCCTTGGCGCCCCTGCTGCTGTTGCCGTTGCTCAACCGTCAGTGGCGAACCCTGATCACCGCATTCGGTGTGCCCCTGGTGTTCAACGCAGTCGCCTGGCCGCTGTCGGCCGACCCGATGGGCTTCGTGCACAATACGATCCCCTACATCCTGGAGACCCGCGACTACTTCAACTCCTCGATCCAGGGCAACGGCATCTACTACGGCCTGCCGATCTGGCTGATCGTGGTGATGCGACTGACGGCGCTCGTGCTGGCGGTTATCAGCCTGTGGCTGCTGTACCGCTACTACCGCGAACGCGATCAACTTTTCTGGATGCTGACCTCATCGGGGGTGCTGCTGGTCACCTGGTGGCTGGTGATGGGGCTGGCACAGGGTTACTACTCGATGATGCTGTTCCCGTTCCTGATGACGGTCGTGCTGCCGAACTCGGTGCTACGGAACTGGCCGGCCTGGCTGGCGGTCTACGGCTTCCTCACGATGGACCGCTGGCTGATGTGGCGCTGGCCGACCACGGGCCGGTTCCTGGAGTACATGAAGATCACCTACGGCTGGTCACTGCTGCTGGTAGTGGTGTTCTGCGCGTTGTACTTCCGCTACCTGGACGCCAAGCAGGACGGCAGGCTCGACGAGGGCATCGACCCGGTGTGGCTGGGCCGCCCCAAGGAAGCCGAATCAGTCTGA
- the msrB gene encoding peptide-methionine (R)-S-oxide reductase MsrB — protein MTTEGPKVQLTDDEWRAKLSSEEFAVLRRAGTERPFVGEYTDTKTDGVYECRACGAELFRSTEKFESHCGWPSFFDPADSAAVILRSDTSLGMRRVEVVCANCHSHLGHVFEGEGYPTPTDQRYCINSISLKLVPTTE, from the coding sequence ATGACGACCGAGGGCCCCAAGGTGCAACTGACCGACGATGAGTGGCGCGCCAAGCTCAGCTCCGAGGAGTTCGCCGTGCTGCGCCGGGCGGGTACCGAGCGCCCTTTCGTCGGTGAGTACACCGACACCAAGACCGACGGGGTATACGAGTGCCGGGCCTGCGGCGCCGAGTTGTTCCGCAGCACCGAGAAGTTCGAATCCCACTGCGGCTGGCCGTCGTTCTTTGACCCCGCCGATTCGGCCGCGGTGATCTTGCGGTCGGACACCTCGCTGGGCATGCGCCGCGTCGAGGTGGTCTGCGCGAACTGCCACAGCCACCTGGGGCATGTGTTCGAGGGCGAGGGCTACCCCACCCCGACCGATCAGAGGTACTGCATCAACTCCATCTCACTGAAGCTGGTGCCCACGACGGAGTGA
- a CDS encoding pyrimidine reductase family protein produces the protein MSDNTAGADLTVLGNVDKIADGQLADHYAYPDDLQKCWVRGNMISSLDGGATEDGKSGGLGSPGDRAVFNLMRQAADVILMGAATVRIENYSGVQLSVAQRQERQRRGQAEVPPIAVVTASAALEPDTKFFTRTETPPLILTATKTVADAKHRLGAVAEVLDASGADPTRVDPAVALRILAQRKLFRVLTEGGPSLLSLLIENDLLDELCLTVAPVLVGGVARRIATGPGHTFTRMRPAHLLTDDEGYLYMRYVRG, from the coding sequence ATGTCCGATAACACCGCCGGGGCAGATCTGACCGTGCTGGGAAACGTCGACAAGATCGCCGACGGGCAGCTGGCCGACCATTACGCCTACCCCGATGACCTGCAGAAATGTTGGGTGCGGGGCAACATGATCAGCAGCCTGGACGGCGGTGCCACCGAGGATGGCAAGTCCGGTGGGCTGGGCAGTCCGGGTGACCGGGCTGTGTTCAATCTCATGCGCCAGGCCGCTGACGTCATCCTGATGGGCGCGGCCACGGTACGGATCGAGAACTATTCCGGGGTGCAGCTGTCCGTCGCGCAACGGCAGGAACGCCAGCGCCGCGGACAGGCCGAAGTTCCACCGATCGCTGTCGTCACCGCATCGGCTGCACTCGAACCCGACACCAAGTTCTTCACCCGCACCGAGACGCCGCCGCTGATCCTCACTGCCACAAAGACAGTGGCCGACGCGAAGCACCGGCTGGGTGCGGTCGCCGAGGTGCTCGACGCATCCGGCGCCGACCCGACCCGCGTCGACCCGGCAGTCGCACTGCGAATCCTCGCTCAACGCAAGCTCTTCCGGGTCCTGACCGAGGGCGGCCCGTCGCTGCTGAGCCTGTTGATCGAAAACGATCTGCTCGACGAACTGTGCCTGACCGTGGCGCCCGTGCTGGTCGGGGGCGTGGCCCGGCGCATCGCCACCGGGCCCGGCCACACGTTCACCCGGATGCGACCCGCGCACCTGCTCACCGACGACGAGGGCTACCTCTACATGCGCTACGTCCGCGGTTAG
- the zapE gene encoding cell division protein ZapE, which produces MHGPSGVAHLADRHPTVTPERLVAQLTPPPTFADVSYDSYRPDPGEPSQAAAVQSCRSFCEQAAVQRAGKKKLFGKREVLPGVGLYLDGGFGVGKTHLLASTYYTLSQGDAPTAFATFGELTQLAGVFGYNECIDLLSEYSVVCIDEFELDDPGNTTLISRLLSALVERGVSVAATSNTLPEQLGEGRFAAQDFLREINTLAQIFTTVRIEGPDYRHRDLPPAPEPLSDDEVAQRAEGVTGATLDDFDALCAHLATMHPSRYHALVEGVTEVFITGVHPIEDQSVALRLVALTDRLYDAGVPVLASGTKLDTIFSPEMVAGGFRKKYLRATSRLLALTAAAQKTV; this is translated from the coding sequence ATGCACGGGCCCAGCGGCGTCGCTCATCTCGCCGATCGTCATCCCACCGTCACGCCGGAGCGGTTGGTCGCACAGTTGACTCCGCCGCCGACGTTCGCCGACGTCAGCTACGACAGTTACCGGCCGGATCCGGGCGAACCGTCTCAGGCCGCCGCGGTGCAATCCTGCCGCAGTTTCTGTGAGCAGGCCGCAGTTCAGCGGGCGGGAAAGAAGAAGCTGTTCGGTAAGCGCGAGGTGCTGCCCGGGGTCGGGCTGTACCTGGATGGCGGGTTCGGTGTCGGCAAGACCCACCTGCTGGCCTCGACGTATTACACGCTGTCGCAGGGCGATGCCCCGACCGCGTTCGCCACCTTCGGTGAGCTGACGCAGCTGGCCGGTGTGTTCGGCTACAACGAGTGCATCGACTTGCTCTCCGAGTACTCCGTGGTGTGCATCGACGAGTTCGAGCTCGACGACCCGGGAAACACGACGCTGATCTCGCGGCTGCTCTCGGCGTTGGTGGAGCGCGGCGTGTCGGTCGCGGCCACCTCGAACACGCTGCCCGAGCAGCTCGGTGAGGGCCGGTTCGCCGCCCAGGACTTCCTGCGCGAGATCAATACGCTGGCCCAGATCTTCACCACGGTGCGGATCGAGGGGCCCGACTACCGGCATCGTGATCTGCCGCCCGCCCCCGAGCCGTTGTCCGATGACGAGGTGGCCCAGCGGGCCGAGGGCGTCACCGGCGCGACCCTCGACGACTTCGACGCGCTGTGTGCGCATCTGGCCACCATGCATCCGTCCCGCTATCACGCGTTGGTCGAGGGTGTCACCGAGGTGTTCATCACCGGCGTGCACCCGATCGAGGATCAGAGTGTGGCGTTGCGGTTGGTGGCGCTGACCGACCGGCTCTACGACGCGGGTGTCCCGGTGCTGGCGTCGGGGACCAAGCTCGACACCATTTTCAGCCCCGAGATGGTGGCCGGTGGTTTCCGGAAGAAGTACCTGCGGGCGACTTCCCGGCTGCTGGCGTTGACCGCCGCGGCGCAGAAGACCGTCTAG
- a CDS encoding class I SAM-dependent methyltransferase: MTAPQESDRFEEMYRDERTAHGLPAATPWDIGGPQPVVQQLVALGAVKGEVLDPGTGPGHHAIHYASKGLSATGIDASPAAIERARQNAQKAGVTVDFRVADATKLEGLEAKFDTVVDTAFYHVFTDEPELQNSYARALHRATKPGARLYMYEFGDHTVNGFKMPRSMTADDFRGVLPDAGWEITYLGTTTYQGNVSVEVFEMMAARNPDMADQVAPLLERLRVIEPWLVDGRVHMPFWEVHATRVD; the protein is encoded by the coding sequence ATGACTGCTCCGCAAGAATCCGATCGCTTCGAAGAGATGTACCGCGACGAGCGGACTGCGCACGGACTGCCCGCCGCGACACCATGGGACATCGGTGGGCCGCAGCCGGTCGTGCAGCAGCTCGTCGCGTTGGGCGCGGTCAAGGGTGAGGTGCTCGATCCCGGTACCGGACCCGGTCACCATGCCATCCACTACGCGTCAAAAGGCTTGTCGGCCACGGGTATCGACGCGTCACCGGCCGCAATCGAACGGGCTCGGCAGAACGCGCAGAAGGCCGGCGTGACGGTGGACTTCCGGGTGGCCGATGCGACCAAGCTGGAGGGACTGGAAGCGAAGTTCGACACGGTCGTCGACACAGCCTTCTATCACGTCTTCACCGATGAGCCCGAGCTGCAGAACTCGTACGCGCGAGCCTTGCACCGGGCCACGAAACCCGGTGCGCGGCTGTACATGTACGAATTCGGCGACCACACCGTCAACGGCTTCAAGATGCCGCGCTCGATGACGGCCGACGATTTCCGTGGTGTGCTTCCCGACGCCGGCTGGGAGATCACCTATCTCGGCACGACCACCTACCAGGGCAACGTCAGCGTCGAGGTCTTCGAGATGATGGCGGCCCGCAATCCCGACATGGCCGACCAGGTGGCCCCGCTGCTGGAGCGATTGCGGGTCATCGAGCCGTGGCTGGTCGACGGACGGGTGCACATGCCGTTCTGGGAGGTGCATGCCACCCGGGTCGACTGA
- a CDS encoding protoporphyrinogen oxidase yields the protein MSASYCVVGGGISGLVAAYRLRLAAGPRAQITLLDPADRLGGVLRTERVGGQPFDVGAEAFIVRRPEMLDLLDELGLTGRRLSPTGTRPLIYSGARLHQLPQGTVQGIPAQASSLLGLVDDETVARILDERARPLQWTPGVDPSVADLVGDRFGPQVVTRSVDPLLTGVYAGSSATIGVRSAVPSVAAALDRGARSLTEAVREALPPPSTAPVFGAVDGGYTVLLDELRRRADVRWAQVAAVRVDRRGHGWSVLDDEGASWHADAVLLAVQAPHLPSLIEHIAPQTAAAARRIRVASAAVVALALPGGTPLPQQSGVLVAAGERLNAKAITMSSRKWGRRGNVEMVRLSFGRYGDDIAAHTGDDDLLAWSARDLNTLFGVTVDPVDSHVHRWIDAMPQYGPGHGDLIAELRSGLPPTLAVAGAYLDGIGVPACVGSATRAATELANRRVAR from the coding sequence GTGAGTGCTTCCTATTGCGTTGTCGGCGGCGGCATTTCAGGGCTCGTCGCGGCGTATCGGTTGAGACTCGCGGCCGGACCTCGGGCGCAGATCACGCTGCTCGATCCGGCTGACCGGCTCGGCGGCGTGCTGCGGACCGAACGCGTCGGCGGGCAGCCGTTCGATGTCGGTGCCGAGGCGTTCATCGTGCGCAGACCCGAGATGCTCGATCTGCTCGACGAGCTGGGCCTGACCGGCCGCCGGCTCAGTCCCACCGGCACCCGCCCGCTGATCTACAGCGGCGCGCGACTCCATCAGTTGCCGCAAGGCACTGTGCAGGGCATTCCGGCGCAGGCGTCGTCGCTGCTCGGGCTCGTGGACGACGAGACCGTGGCGCGCATCCTCGACGAGCGCGCCCGGCCACTGCAATGGACCCCGGGCGTCGATCCGTCCGTCGCCGACCTGGTCGGTGACCGATTCGGCCCGCAGGTGGTGACGCGGTCCGTAGACCCTCTACTCACCGGCGTGTACGCGGGGTCATCGGCCACGATCGGGGTGCGTTCGGCGGTGCCGTCGGTGGCCGCCGCGTTGGACCGCGGGGCCCGAAGCCTCACCGAGGCGGTGCGCGAAGCACTCCCGCCGCCATCGACCGCGCCGGTGTTCGGTGCGGTCGACGGCGGCTACACCGTGCTGCTCGACGAGTTGCGCCGGCGGGCCGATGTGCGGTGGGCCCAGGTCGCCGCGGTGCGGGTGGATCGCCGCGGGCACGGCTGGTCGGTGCTCGACGACGAGGGTGCGAGCTGGCACGCCGATGCGGTCCTGCTGGCGGTCCAGGCGCCGCACCTGCCCTCGCTGATCGAGCACATCGCGCCGCAGACGGCCGCCGCGGCCCGACGCATTCGGGTGGCGTCGGCGGCGGTGGTGGCCCTGGCATTGCCGGGCGGGACACCGTTGCCGCAGCAGTCGGGTGTGCTCGTGGCCGCAGGGGAGCGTCTCAACGCCAAGGCGATCACGATGTCTTCGCGCAAGTGGGGACGTCGCGGGAACGTCGAGATGGTGCGACTGTCGTTCGGCCGATACGGCGACGACATCGCCGCGCACACCGGTGACGACGATCTACTGGCCTGGTCGGCCCGCGACCTGAACACGCTGTTCGGGGTCACGGTGGACCCGGTGGACAGCCATGTGCACCGCTGGATCGATGCGATGCCGCAGTACGGTCCCGGCCACGGCGATCTGATCGCCGAACTACGGTCCGGGCTGCCCCCCACCCTGGCCGTGGCCGGCGCATATCTGGACGGGATCGGGGTGCCCGCATGTGTGGGATCTGCCACACGAGCGGCCACTGAACTGGCGAACCGGCGCGTGGCACGATAG